The genomic interval TTCCGCGTGACCTCTAAAGGTTTTGAATGTTTCCAACAAATTCGGACTGTCCCAGTCCATTGTAGGCGTCGGTACACCGGTTAAATCCATTATTTAAATCCGATACACTATATGCACTATATGCACAATGATTGTTAATAATCCTGACAAATGCGGATGTATTAAAATCGTTAATTTTCTGACACCATGTCTTATTGTAAAGAATGACCGACACAGTATTCTTACTacaagtatatgtttattatatgagtgcgccttaacaactgctgaaacaacatcccaaactgggtgtgtataaaatatacgcatgcgctgtgagtatactacattatctacataatgatacaaaCCCCAgttgcacaactttacatgctgtaTAATATTCCTGTATGGCTTCATAACCCTATGTTTGACACTTTGAGATACACGCGAAACAAACTTTCAGGCCCTTTGCACGATCATGTTTGACTTTGCCAAGGGTAAAAACTCTTGTCTGATTGTGTGAAATCTGAGTTAAAACTGAAGGCGCACAACTTTACATCCTGAATAACAATCCCGTGAGGTTTGGTGTTTCTAGGTCATATATCTTTAGACATATATACGACATAAAGACGGAAGGACGGGCAGACGTACGGACAAGTTTAAATCTAAGCCCACtgccccaacacacacacacaaaattcTGGGACACGAAAATGcagagaaatatttgaaaaaaatatatatacatacgtATTAGATAGCGCTCACATGGACCGATTATCGTCCTTTGTAAAGCCGCACGGACGAAGCCTGTACATATTAtaagataaatttaaatttaagtcTTGTAAAGGTACTTATAACATTCTGATTTGTAACCATCCGAGATTTGTACAAAACGTTTTCAAGACTCAGCATGTGATATCATCaatatttaaaagctttaaattGCAATAATTCTTAATATACACTCTGATTTTACCTCCGTCTGACATGTTTCTAGTTTTGCACATAGACACAAATCAATAAATTGTCTTTGCCTTAAAGTGAAATTGTATATCATCATGATATCTTGACTGTTTCGTGATAAGAGAAAATATCTCGATCTGTGCATTCTTTCTCATAATGGATAGTTAACAATTTGACATACattaagattttttattctttGGTCTAAATACAAGATTACCAACGGCGTTTTGTGTTAACCTCAGATTATTTCATAAGTCGAAACAAAACAATTTCCATAACatatgacttttattattatttcgtcaatgaatgaaacacaatcCGGAGTGCGTATACAATACACAATAGTAATCAGAGCCTCATTTATATAGTAAATGGTTGGAAGGTTATTGGCCGCTCAAGTAAGGGGGAAACAGACGTGAAcgtgttatttatttaattaaaatttttaatgcgGACCGATGATTCATTAAGTGCAATATACCACAGACATCACCGCAATGGCAGCTGAATCGAAGATTTTATTCCTCGCCGAGTCGTCCTGCGTAAGAATAAAACCCCGATCCATGCCAAGTACGATGAGGCCATATACTGCAACCGTACGGGATTGCCATCCTTAGGGCAAAACCCGAATGCATTCCTCCATTCCAAACTATTTGGGTTGCCATTCCTTATGACAAGCCCGAACcattcaatccattccaacataCGGTCCATTTCCTATAGATTCCAATCAAGAACGCCAAAAGTAATGATTTCCTGAAATATGGCCTGCCTTCCCAGACGAGTGCTCCGTCTCGAGAATTGAGCCTTAAACAGGGTAAATTAACTAAGCACGTCTGTTCCCCCTAAGAATTTAAGAATTTTGGCCACAAGAAATTGAGCGGAAAACTGTTCACGAAATTTCTCCCCCAATTCTTAAATAATCTTACAAGTGTTTAATTATGGCCTGTTTAATCTCATATAAGAAGAATTCTAAGCCTATATCATTCAAATGAACCCCGTCTTTGcgaaaaaagtttgttttggcATCAATATCTGTTCTTATAACATCTACATTTCCTACATCTTTCAGTAACTGACGACCAATTCTGTTAActctttttcttttctgttctaTTCCGACCCAACCACCCGTAGCACCCTTCCAGATGCGGCGTTGTAAAATATCGACCCATATAATTACCGCATCTGGAAAAGCGTCACGCATGTAACTCAGTTCTTTCTTAATATAATCTTTTATGTCTAAGATTGACAAAGAAGATAAATCATTCCCAcctaaatgtatgaaaataattttggggGGCGAGTTACAAAACAGCACCTGATATTCAACGGTATGTCGGAAATCATGCCAATGCAATCCACGCACTCCTAACCATGCTATTGTCGTATTCAGCTTTAAAGTTGGCTTGCTAGTTCCAGCCGCACGATTTCCCGCCCAGTACATTATTGAATCTCCCAGACACCATACATCTAAACATAAAGGAATAATGACAAATTGACCGGACAATAAATGTACCTGTATTATAAAATTCAATAATGTCGTACCAGTTAATTAAACAGTCGAAATATTACTTGTATATTATAACGCATTATGTTGCTATTCAGTTGGTTACTAAGCTGCTTCATTTCACGTCAATTATACTTGTATAATTGTTCCGCTTTATGATATAGAACAAACAGATGGCTTAAATCTATAACAGAAAATTGTCTTGATCCCTGACATCGTGActaaattattcttttttaaaaaattgaccaTATATTTATTGCCTAATATAGAGCTTAAATGCACTACTTGACCAGCGGCCTAATTGTTTGATCACAGATGAAGGAGCCCCTTGTAGGCTTAGATCTGTTGCTCGGCCGATACGAAATGAGTGACTTTTCACCGATGTATTTGAGAAACTAGACCTACTGATACATTTAGTTAAGACGGCTGAAAATTGAGTTCTTGTAACGGGCGTTCCATTACTATGACAAAACAACGGTCCTTGTACTTTAGGCcttgaaaaaatgtaatctaaTAATGCAGATATCGGGCACAGATCGCctgtttgttttggtattttaagAAATACTGGGAACCCGCTTTGGTTCGTTTTTGAGTGACGTAATCTTATGACTACGTATTTGTTGTTTTGCATAAATGTGAGATCCGATAAGAATATTGCATGCTGTGTTTGCGTTGCGGTTGCTACAACAAGTTCACCGATGCGAAACAGACCAAAATAagctaaaataaatattgatttaaatagTCTGTATTCATAAAAATCATAACATACATGAGAAAGGATCCCACATATTTCTGATAACATTCGTATTGTCATTGGTGCTCGGTTATCATTTGTACTGCGAGACCTATAGCAACCTTCTAACAATTTGCTTACAATGAAAATCCGACTAATATCAAAATAGCCATgtattttgtgacaaaattttatgccagCAATGTATGTAGAGATTGTTTTAGGTGATTGCCCTTTTTCAAAACAGTATGCCATGAATAGAATAATATGCCTGACAGGAATTGGCCACTGTGTATCTAAGTTGTAAAGGGATCTGAATTTTTCAAAAGCAGTGATGCCAGTTTGATACGTGAGACGAGTATTATGAGCTATTCCAGACTGCAAAAGTTGTCCAGCTCTAGACTGAAGGCGTTCCATAGAAATTCCGGAACCTGACATGGGGTGCTGTCTGCGTCTGGTGCTAGCTCCCGGAATCTGGTTAACTGAAACCGAGATAAAGCATCGCAGATGTCGTTTTGGTGACCAGGAAGGTGGCAACCTTTTATAAGTATATTTAATTTAAGACACCGTAAGGTAAGAATTCTAACAAGGCACATGACAAGGTCTGATTTGGAAgacaatttattcaaaatttgaactACTGCTATATTATCACAGTTGAATTTAATTTTCTTGTTCGCTAATTCATCTCCCCAAATAAACAATGCTACCACGATTGGAAATAGTTCAAGGACAGTAATGTCTGTCGTAATACCCGATAAATGCCAAGACACTGGCCACCTAGCGTTACACCAATGGCCCTGATAATAAATACCAAAGCCTAGTTGTTCGCCCCCAGCACTGTCAGAAAATAATTGCACATCTTCATTTGTGACCCAGAACCTATCGTGGAAAACGGAAATACCATTAAACTTTCGAAGGAATGTCAACCACATAGTCAAAGCCTGTTTCACCtcatttttcaacctaatgtGATGGTAGGGTTTAGTGAGACCGCAAACTGTATTTATTAGCCGGCGTATAAACGGCCTACCTACCACAATAGCCCTGCAGCAGAAATCAGAGACCCTATCAACGACTGTACTTTCTTTAAAGTAGTTTTGGGGTGATGTAACATGTCTTCAATTTTTGAGATAATTTCTTCGATTTTCGAAATGAGAATCCTTACAGACATGTCCCGGCTCGAAAGTTCAAGTCCCAAAAACGTAAGACACTCACAGGGACCTTCTGTCTTATCGTCTGCTAACGGTACCCCTAGCTCGGACATCGTTTCTTTAAACACAGTTAATATTTTTGAACAAGAATCTTGAGTTTTATTTCCCCCTAAGTAATCGTCTAGATAATGAATCAGTTTTCCCGATTTCATTTTCAGCTTGACACAAAATTCCAGAAACCTGGCAAAACGTTCAAAAGTAATACAGGAAATTGAGGCTCCAAATGGGAGCATTTTGTCCACAAAAAATCTGTTATTGAATCTGATACCAAGTAGTTCCCAGTCCGCGGGACAGATCGGAATTAACCTATATGCGCTTTTTATATCGGATTTAAACAATTTGCAGTTGCGACCAAGAGCCTGTACCAAATTTACTGCCTCGTCAAAACGGGTGTATTGTACGGTACAGAGGGCCGGGTCGATATAATCATTTATAGATTCACAGGGTGGGTATGACAAATGATGGATCATTCTGTATTCCCCCGAAGATTTCTTTGGCACTAGTCCTAAGGGTGAAACAATTAAATTCGATACAAAATACGGATCTTGGAATGGTCCCGCCACGCGCCGAGCCTCAATTTCCTTTCTAATTTGCTTTTCTACAATGTCTGGTTTGAGTAAAACTGAACGTAGGTTATTAGCATCACGAGAAATCCTAGGACCAGAATATTGAATAGAAAATCCATTTCTAAAACCATTTAGTAAGAAACTGGCTTCAGCTttatcataaaattgtaaataatattcCAGAACGGATATATTTATCGGGGAAGGGGCTAAACTCTGAACATCTAAATTAGAGGGTTCGTTTTGACTTACTGATTGCTGCCCTTTACTTTCTGTTGTTTTGACCCCTAAAGAAACCTCTACCTCTTTGAAAGCCTCTACCTCGGAAGGGCCTTTGAAAAGCAGAGGTGTTGCTTATATTTCCCTGACTGTTAACTGATGGATTGCACTCAGCTTGAGGATGAGGCCCATTACATCTAGAACATACATGAGGGAATCTACAATGTGGCCATGAGCAACGACCAGCGTTAAAGTCCAAGCATGCAAACCTACTTTGTCTAACAGCAGACGGAGTTGATGAGCTAGGCTTTGCAAGTGTACAACGCCACCATAGGTCGTTATTTATCTGTGACCACGGGGCGTGAGATATAGCTTGGCGAAGCCTAAATTGTTCATCATACGTTCTCCACGCAAAGCCAGGTTGACGCGTAGCACATTCACGGATGTTGTACATATAGTGCAATAATTCATATACTTGATCCGGATGATTAGATAAATAAACAGATGCAAAAATAAGAAATGCGTCAGTCCATTTTTCAATGTTCGAGATATTTTCCTTACATTCTTTTTGAGAAGATATAATAAGGCCCTCTGAATTTAACTTAAACACTCCACCTTTGCAAAATTCTGACAACTATATCGCTCCCTTAAGAAGTAGCGCTAAGTTAATATATTCTCCTCGACATATCTGCTGTTTTAGAGTAGTTGGCACGTGCACCGATAAATCATCGTGCGCTAGACGTATTATAGAGTTAGAATAACTGTTTGGTAGAATAGAGTTCGTCccgttttgaaaattattttcacagACGGGTGAATGAAAGGCTGTATTACCCGCTTGATTCATAGAGCTACACCCATTTGATGTCAAATTTGAACTAATATTGTTTTGAGAAATTAAGCCAGAAGATCTTAAAATCTGTTCAAAATCTATAGTATTTGACCTACCGGCTTCTGTGTTTGTGATGGTATCATCCACCAGGTCCTCCAACTCCTCCGATGGCCGTTTCCGCCCTCGCTGTCGCTCAGGGTCCCGCTCCGCTGGGTGTTCCCGCTGTAACGCATGAATATCGCCAGCAGGGTGTTCCTGCTCTGCCCCTGGGATATTGCCAGCAAGGTGTTCCTGCTCGGAAACCGCCTGTGCTTCGTTGGCTCGGCCCCTAGCGATGTTAGCCCGTCTCCGCTCCGGCCTTTGTTCCCTCAGATTTTCTGCCCCCGGGATATTGCCAGCAGGGTGCTCCCGGTCGGCAACCGCACGTGCTTCATTGACTCTATTTGCTCGACCTCTAGCGACATTAGCCTGTCTACGTTCCGGCCTTTGTTCCCTCAGATTTTGTGCTGCCCTATTTCTCAACACACGTTGGTTGTTTCTTGGAGGACTCCTGGCTCTGTCCCTCCGTCGAGCTCTTCCTCCGCCCTGTCTACGCGgcataatttcttataaaaaaacttaaataattacTTGTTAAATCCTGTTTGCTAAATTTGACGCAGCTATTTGTTGACAGTGTAATCAAGGAAGATATCACGGTAATTTCGTGCTTTTATTCTGTCTTTAGAAGATAAATTGTTCATGGTAACAATGATTGGATTATTTATACCAAAACGTCTTTTCATTGGATGTATTTagttgtttttgaaattgcttAGCTACAACTGTATACCGACGTGTAATGGGGAACCAGTAATAttctataatttttataaaacgaCAAACACCGAGTAATCCCTGTTGCTAAGCAACTGCACCGACTTGGTACCGTATTTctcccaaaataaataaaattattttaattctaaaataatttctattattttcatAACcgatattttacaaaaacatatgccatttcaaaaaaaaaataatgataatatagaaaaatatgaaataaaataagttgaaaataatAGCggcacaaaatacgcccgtcattgTATTTGGcccaattcaagggccataatccaagagtgcctgaggcaatttggctgattatcgaacttggtcgagatattTTGCcccaaacattgtcagcaagtttgatgaaaatcggatgaaaactgttcgaacTTAGAGAGCGggcaaggctaaattcgcagattacgagtaattcaaggaccattaTCCAAGAGTGCATGGGGCAATTTGGCTGATTATCAAACTTGGGtgagatattatacccacaaacattgtcactaagtttggtgaagatcgggtgaaaactgttcgacttagagggcgaacaaggctaaatttgcagattttcgagtaattcaaggaccataactcaagagtgcctagagcgattttgctggttatcgaacttggccaagatattatgcccataaacattgtcaccaagtttggtgaagatcggatgaaaactgcttgacttagagagcggacatgcttttggacaccGGCCGCCCATCCGTCCGCCCGCCCGGACGTCcaccgccacgggtgttcacataatacgccccgctctttcagagacggacGTATAAAAAAGGTTGAAAACTAGGACGGTAAAACTGAGTGATAACGTACACCTaaatacgagggatgttcgaaatatATCCGGAGAAAAACgctgtaaaataataatggacGCATGAATTTCAATGAAACATTGCGAATTTGTAGAAACGGGACTTTTAAGCAAAATGAGTGAGTCAGCAACTGACTATAACCAAAACATAGTAGCTATGGCAACCACACCTACTGAAAACCGCCCCAAAATGTAGAAATTTCTTAATGTATGTCCTTTAAACAAAGTTCTGTAACTCAATGTTTGTATAGCaattatcataattttgttttgtacgGTGCGTAAAATGACTACGGAACAAAGATCAGtgataaaattttgtgttttgaatgaTGTTTCAAGGAAAGATActattaaaatgttacagaagGCATATGGAATGAAAGCAATGAATAAATCGCAGGTTTATGAGTCACAGGTACGGGCCGAGATAGTGTAATGGACGAGCCATGAAGCGGTCGGCCGACGTCAATAACGTCACGTCATGTCACGGAAATTAAGGGACTGCTTGAACTGGACCGCCGCATTACGATTCGCGTAATCAGTGACAAAGTTGATTGCAGCATCGGCACTGTTCATGACATTTTACACAACAAACCTAATTTGAGGTGGATATGCGCTAGATAGATCCTGAAAATGCTGTCAGATGACCAGAAGAAGTAGAGAATTGAGTGTTGTCGGAAATTGTGGATCGTTTCGAGCGAGATGGTGACGAGTTTCTTAGGAGCATTGTCACAGTTGATAAAACTTAGATAAGTCTATATGAGCGGGAAACGAAGGAACAGTCAACTATGTGGAAAACACATGGATTACCGTCCCCAACGAAGTTCAATGTCAGCCCCTCAAAGAAGAAGCAGATGTTCATCATCTTCTTTGATGTCGACGGAGTGATTCTGAGTCACGCAGTCCTCAGGGTCAGACGAACACTGTGCAGTATTACTCAAAGGTAAGA from Mercenaria mercenaria strain notata chromosome 2, MADL_Memer_1, whole genome shotgun sequence carries:
- the LOC123524118 gene encoding uncharacterized protein LOC123524118; its protein translation is MPRRQGGGRARRRDRARSPPRNNQRVLRNRAAQNLREQRPERRQANVARGRANRVNEARAVADREHPAGNIPGAENLREQRPERRRANIARGRANEAQAVSEQEHLAGNIPGAEQEHPAGDIHALQREHPAERDPERQRGRKRPSEELEDLVDDTITNTEADVWCLGDSIMYWAGNRAAGTSKPTLKLNTTIAWLGVRGLHWHDFRHTVEYQVLFCNSPPKIIFIHLGGNDLSSLSILDIKDYIKKELSYMRDAFPDAVIIWVDILQRRIWKGATGGWVGIEQKRKRVNRIGRQLLKDVGNVDVIRTDIDAKTNFFRKDGVHLNDIGLEFFLYEIKQAIIKHL